gtactcagaaggtataaaacctaggtcctgaacatgatcaagtatggtatatcactacccctataagcatgtataaacaggtaaaatatacatgagatgcaaaatcaatcaataaatcaagcatgtaccaagatttgggtagtgattaaccgaaacagataagagaacacaattaatgcaaattgttaatttcattactaagcatatcaaagacaataagtcaaaagtacccgcctccgaaaatagaaaggtccaatctgactccgagatactcgtctcgcgtcaaagtcctgtgttaaatcgcacagtttagctaatttaattataaacaaatagctaaactaatttctattcCACTGAccaattagggttagtttcattaaccccaactacaccgttatacaacttataaacctaaatcaataattattgctaacacaactagcaataatctaacacaaagatcaaaaccataaaccttacctcaaatcaaccgctgctggaagtcacaaagttgttgcccaattaggattgtttacagccagcaaagatttgctgctggaacaaaacgaacaaaccaaaacagtaattaatccacattcttatacatacagaatttccaaccaagcTACAACAAGGACAATCCATTTTCCTACATCTTACCTAGGTTGACACCCATTGCAGAAGCCAGTAGATACCGAAAGGAGTGGCTGTCCAACCACAGCACAACCCCACAGCAAGTTCTAATGCACCTCACGATCACAATTGCAGCCTTGACTGCAAACCCACAGCATAAAACTTCACCTCACGGCTGAGATCACTGCTGGATATAAAAATGCGACAGGAAGGGTTGCTGCCAGAAATCAGAAACACCCCTCAAAGCACATAAACcccaccaatccgtgacctagagtGGCAGCAAGGAGAGGGTCAAGATCAAGACTAGAGATTACTGTCAAACAATAACCTAATTCCGACCAAACTTACCTCCAAGAATCAAATAGGGCACGCGGCTGGAGACTAGGGCAGAAGCAAGGAATCGGCTGTGTCGCGAGCCCAAAGAGGAGAAGGAGTCGCGATGACCGATTCTCGCCCAAGCGTCGCCAGCGTTAAAGCACAAGGATGGTGGCGTCGACAAGGCACAGGGGTggcagccggcgctagggctcggcTGGATCCGCGTCGGTGAAGGGAAGAAGGCGTCGGCTAGGGTACAACCCGCGGAATCGAGAGTAAGGTGGCGGCGGCGCAATGAAGgaaatgaagaagagaagagtCGGCCTTCCGTTTTGTACACTCGGAAAGGAGCAACCACCGCCGACGGTTAgggcaaggaagaagagaagaaaacgcACGAGGAGAAGAGGCTCAGGCGCAAAGCTTCGacgaggagaaaagaaaaatataaagaaaaagaaaaaggaaaaaggaaaagaaaataaaacttttctttattaaaactgggtagcctaaacaggcttttccgggccccatcttgatccccgttaactcgtccgtacgagctccgaaaaatttccgaaaaatttccaaaaattccagaaaattcccttattaatattcgcctattttccggtattttacaataatAGCACACTAGCTCCaaattggaaaagaaaaagaaatatttgTTTACACGGAGCCCATGAGAGCACTGGGCTCTATTGGGATCTAATGCAGTTGAGCAAATAGAACAGAACCAAAAATTATGCAGTGAAATGATAGAATTTTCTGAGTGAAGCTAGCCTAATTTAGGAACTGACAGCGACCAAATAAATGATTTTGATGCAGAAAAGAAAGACAATATACCAAAACATGTATTAGTGAAAGATTAATGTTGCCGACCAGAAAAAAGAAGTCTTTAGATGAAGTTTCGGATGGATTCATATAAATGATTGTTGCTGAAAGGAGGAATCTTCTGGTAACCACAAGAGAGATTCTAGCACAAGATTTGTTTCACATTAACACTAATTTATTAAAAGGTTCATTAAACATGAGATTGAAAAGGAACATGAATTCTTCTAGAAAAAATAATGCTCCAGCTCAAAGGAGGTACAAAATGTGGGCTAGAGAGCACCTAGAACCTTGGCCTGCATATTCCTTGACCTCTTAGATATAACTACAATCTTGATAAAAATTAAACAGAATCAAAGCAAAAGTAATAATATTTATCCAACTCCAAGAGATTAATAGAAGTGAACTGATAAGAGTTAAGACGATATGATAGTTCGATACTTGTGAAGGCGATAGTtcattttttaaatctagcaaGTGTATTTTCGATACTTGTGAAGGCGATATGATAGTTCGGTATATCCAAGGAATGAATATTTCAAAACATACATACCCATTGGAATAGTTTCCAAAATCTTTTTCTCGATATCTTCTCCTAGTTTAGCTGTCATATCAGATGCAATGAACCCCTGCACAATAGCATTCACCTgttaattatcaccaagttagaaTTCACCTGTTAAATATCACCAATTTAGAATGCACCTGATAATTACAACAAACATAATTCAGCATGCAACTTTACAAAGTTATGGATTTTGTATTGGCTACTTCAAGTTTCATAACACATATTTCcatacaaagtttttgaactttcatTTGCAAATATGCGTTTTATTAGAATTTGGAATACTAAATCATTTTAAACATTTTCCCAAAAAATTCTATTAGTTCCATTGTGAACCTATCTGAATTATCATTATATGAATGTAAATGTTGAATTTATTTAAGGTAGTGACGAGTTTTTAAAATGGTTCTAataaattattctaataaattatcAAAACTGAATATTATAAATATTGTTCTAATAAAATATTGTACAATGTCGGACAACAAGTAATGTATCCTAAGTTATTGTGTTAGTCATGTTGATAAGTATCACGCCGTATTGAAATCCAAAAATTTTGGACACACTACAAAATACTTCAAGCTGAATTAATAATGTTTGTTATCCTTTTGTACCTTGTATTCATATAATACAATCTCAATTCTGTACATGGACACAAAGTTAGAAGTTACGGACACAGATCAAAGTTAGGTATATAGttatcttctcttcttttttatcTCCTTCCTCTCTAACTCTACACCAACACCACATGATGAAACAAGAAATTGTATCATTTCAGTCAAAGTCTAAAACTTTAGCACGATTCCAAATTCTGAGCCTTGATATTATCACACATGCATATTTGCTACTAACCTTAATTTGACTTATGTTTTATCGAAAACTTCATGCCATCTATTCATCCCATCCACCTAAATCATCAATGTTCCAACAATTTTGGCACCATTATTTCCAGAATTTAGGTATACCAAACACTTGATTGGTCTAGGTAGTATTTGAACCAAAGGGAACATTGATCTTAGCTAATGCTAAGGATCaacaaaataaaagaacaatCACATCAAATGATTTCCCATTTTTTCTTTATCTAGAAATCACAAACTGAGAAATCTTTTTCTATCCATTTCCTCCAAATTATTTTCTAGCTCTTCTAGTAGCATTTTCCCTTCCTTGTAATAATCAATTTTAATGATAGGGTTTAATTAGAAGCAACATTTTGACAACTCAATAACAAGATTTACTTCTGGAAATCCACAATGTCTATTCTAATAACAAATGAATAATCATAAATATGGTTTTTACCAAGCCAACTGCTCATATAGATATAAATCCTTCAGGTTAAATACTATATTGAATGACTTAGCTAATTGGTAACCAActgctaaaaatatatatatgaagagaatacctttttcttcttcatcataaTTTTTGTTTCTGCCTGCAGGAGAAATGCCATCATGGTGAAATAAGTATTCATCATAAAAGATTGCaagataataagatatgaaaATGCATGCCTGTGTGCAAAGGTAGACACCAGTAAGATTCAGGTCAATGACTTCCTTCCATTGTGATTTTTTCATTCTCATCAACAGTGTGTCTCATGACAAGATGAACATAAGTATAATTCCAGACAACTGCATTGTTAACTAAAATGTCAACTGATCCCCAAAAAAATTGCACATGCAATAAAATAAGTCAAAGATGAAATTGTAAGAAGCCAGATCTATGAAATCTTCATTACTAACAGTTTTGACCATGGATTCCACATCCTCTTCTTTTGAAACATCTCCTCCATAAGTGAGTGTCTGACCTCCTAAAGCCTCAATCTGCATAAATCATTTTATAGTAAATGCgttatagtaaatgggtaaatcatttgattttttttttgttacgaGAAAAAGAGTTATAGTAAATATGGGTAAAAATAGATAACAAAAGTAACATCATGAGCTGATGATAAAGTAACTTACCATCCTCACTAGCAGTGGCATTGCCTAGATCACCAGCATGTCAGTTTTCATCTTCAGGAGCACCATGTAACTTTCCAGCAGGATTAAAATGAGGCCCTGCAGTATACAAGAGCATGAGTACAtaatcaataatttaatcctttCAATCAGAAACTTGCAACTCAATAGATTGCCATGAAGGAAAAGGTAAATAATTTTACCAGTTGACATGCATCCATTGGTGGTGTCTCCAAGAGCATGCACATGGAAGCCATGAAGCCCAGGCTTGAGGCCAGTGATGGATCCGGTGACGGTGGTTGGACCTATCATAGAGATTTACATCCCAAAATTAGATCGGATCACAAATTCACAGAAAAATCAAAATGGTTGAAGTTGAAACCCTAGATCTGAAAGGAATTTAGCATTCCACAAGTAGTATTTCAAGAGATTTCTCACCATCTCCTTCCTGGACGAAGTAAATTGTGCCCTTAACACCCTCACTGTTACCCAAGACAGCAACAGCCTTCACCATTTCCTTAGGTGTTCTACACAGCAGACATCAAACACAAGGTTAAAGAATCATTAAAGGTCTCAAAATAAGTAGCATCGCCACTAGATGAGAAATAATCGATCTCGTCTTCCAGATACAAAAAGAAAAGCAACTCAACAATCGCCAGACTAAACGCTAAACAAATACCATCAAACTCGAGACGAAATCAGCTCTCGCTCCATCATAGATAGAGAACCCATCAAATCTCAGTAGAAAACTCCACTTTTTCTTCACCAAATTAAATCAAAGCAGTCGCATAAGTTAAAatcgagaaaaaaaaaagataaagccTAAGGATCGAAAACAAAACAACAATACGATGGAAGACAAATTTCAGATCGGAAAGTATACCTTTGATAAATGgattaaaggaaaaaagaaatgagATTTACCAGATGATCGAGCACCAAAACAACAACGGGGCAGAAATAAGAGATTCAGATTAAAGAAAACAAAAGCAAATATAAAGATAGAAttatggaagaagaaaggtggtgaggttggaaggaagaataaaaaagaaacactgaaaaaGAGAAAGAGGTAGAAGAAGAGGTCAAAAGTGCGACCTTATTGAACCAGATCCCGTGGGCGAACTGGATTGCGTGGTGGAGGtcagaaaagggagaggtggagGCGAGCTCCTTGGCGAAACGCTTGCTACCGCAGCACCGTAGCATATCATCCTCCATCCACAAAAAAGATGCCATCTTTCgtagatctaggaaggggaagagggagatgaggcaaggaggaaagtggtggtggcgtcgcgacggtatacggtggacggtgcgatataggtttaggtttggagggaagagtgaagtgttgaaaattttggctaagtattggtggaaaaattatattattttattttggtgcatagacatcagattttaaaaaaccgctgttaaaatcggtgtctattaacgaaaaaaagggcgctcatagacatcggctaaaaaaccgatgtctatgagcgaaaatctgcgctcatagacaccggtttttggaaaaaccggtgtaaaatactcaaagacatcgattttttcttaaaactgttgttgttccaccgatgtctatgagggtttttgttgtagtgcaatgagaaaaagatggtgccacctctacAGAAAAAGAAAGCACAAATTGTGAAGGTATATCAATTTcatacattaaaaataaaaatcatattatttgttttgagtgtTGAGAAAAATGGCACTACAAGaacaagtgccctaaattaggaAAGAAGAAGACCCAGGTAGCATCCAAGGACAAGGAAAAGTTAAAGGAGGTCTTACCCATGATacacaaaggcaaggagcacattatgtgtttcatatgcaatcaaaaggggcattaccgcaatcaatgtccaaagggaaGGCTTAACAAAAGAGGAAGTTCAAGTCAAGGAGGATCTTCCAAGAGCAAGCTTAAGGTGTCATTAGTTAATGGCACTTGCTTAAattatgataaaaagcatgctagaaataacttctatcattttaatgacatttatcacgaaaatagaaagcatgaaaaTCCTTGGGTTAATTATCAATCATTTCATGCTAGgactacctcatctaaggttaggaaggtagataacaatttgtgcaagaactctaaggattgtaggtatatgcttaaaaataaaaaagcccaaagaaatcaagaaaaatctaaattCAAGGATTTAAGAAGagaaaattaagtcttgaggtcaatgtttgataaattagagaagagcGTTAAGAAAATGACAATTAGTGTCTAAGGACCTAAGAAGAAAAATCTAGGGATAGATACGCAAGAGTCATTGAATGGAAAGAGAGATTTGGATAACAAACTAATAGACAAAGAGAATGTGCTCTCAtaccatagagtttcatataaCTATAGAATTAACCCTaagtctaggagtcaagtcaaagtaacaaggaaagttatccctagaagtaaccTTAAAAAGACTAGTGtggctaaggcttctaagaagcctaagaaagtcactaagaaggtcacaagggaagttatccctagagttgactgtGAGGAGACTAGAGtaaccaagacttctaagaagcttaGGAAGGTCATCAAGAAGGTATCAAGGTACattatccctaatgaatacctagaacacccaATGAGTACCAATAAGTTTTGagttcctaagagtgtgttctctacaccctagaagggtttagagagtgtcaactctaattggaagggtagttaacccaaccttggtgaAGTTGTCACTTTAAGGTATTTTCAAGGTAATGTTACGCCTTGAAAATGAAGGAATaatatttactctttggaagagtaaaattttccaaaatttgAAGATTTGGACCTAATTAAATTGGCAAAATTAGAATAAAAGTTaaggaaatgtcaagttgggattttgacaatTTCTTAAAGGGATAAGAGCAACTTAGGTTTATCTTCAAATTTAGCGATTAGTTAGTGATACTTAGATAGCTAAATTTTCCATGATTTTGTGTCCTATCatgtgtcatgacatcatatttagcattcatatatgtttatgaaaaatgtcatatatcatgtcatacatacatcattacTTATATAGTTTTTCTCTTCAAAAAATATacatttgatgtatgtcataatcattttcatgcattattttagaattcctataattaaggacaatggcatCAATTGACATCCTAGTTTAGATGATCAAAGTCTAAATGTCTagttagatatgcatgatcccttagttttagGAAAAACCTATTGTACATATCACAAGAACCATAGGCTTGACTTATATGTATTTTTGAGATAcactagatacaagtgagatgttaggaggaaGAACAAAACTCAAGGTAttaatttagtgcatcttttgAGTTTAAGTTTCATCTTAACAATAGATTAAGAGAAGTCCAATCATTGataaagttaatgtacaagttatgtgcatttaaCCCAAAAAATatggttgaaaatttattttaaaaaaaaattcaaaatcattttagaaaaccttggtgaattctatcttttgatagaaatcacCATTGATTAATTGGACACAAAATAGAGTGAAGCATTAAAGTTTTTCAatggtttttaattttatatcaatctttgaaaataggggtcgatatcatagaaaattatttttccgtaatagtatatgacataaataatgtttacataaaatttcataatttttagaaaatcgTAGAATTATATagggatttttaaatttttatctgAAAATGAAATCAGAAAAATTTAGAAATGCCAATCAATTAAGCAATTGATTCACCTAGATgtgaatcaattggtcaatcgattaaagGTTATTTCCATGAGCATAGAGGCTCAtggaatcgatcaagtgatcgattaagcagctcttgaatcgatcagctgatcaattaagATGGTTATAATTGATTGAATCCAAACTTTAATCGATTCTGAGAGATTGTAATCGATTGGTAGCTGAAACTAATTCATTAGGAAGGCTAATTTTGGTTTAAATGGACTGATTTCAGTCCATTAAGTCACATTTAGTCGAGTTAACTGTCTCTAACTCTAAGAAATTCATTTACAAGTATTTAAGGATAGTTTTCTTGATGATAACAAGAAATAaatggttaaagaagactaactTGGAGTTTAGGAGTAGGTTTAGTttcaaagttgaattttgaacctcaaaacttcaaatatTGGGtatcctaaaggtttaggaatttcaaatcattgttggtacaatgatataaatttgatgCATGTTTTGAGGGAGAGTTTCTCCTTAAAAGcatgatttaaattttatttttgggaTAAGGAAACAATGGAAGGTTGAGAATCTTCATTGTtatgaatgctcaaggttgagcaaaGGGAGACAATGGAAGATTAAAAGCTTTATTGTAGATGTATGAGTGCTCTAGGGTGAGCATATGAtataatctcaaggttgaacatGTGATATATGTTCAAGGGTTAGTATAGGATACAATAAaaagtatgagactttcatttcATTCCTTTGATAAAATTGACCCTTAACGGGAAGAATTTTTTATGTGTGTTAAATGGAGGAAAATGTggggtttaagttaaaaactcaCAGTCATGCTTCGAGCATGGGATGAAGTTGGAGTTAGGCTAATATGGGTTAGCCtaatttaaacatattgtcaaacatcaaaaagggagagattgttaggagattgttggtgcaatagtttcccgggtcaaggttaaccagtttgactaagcccGAGTGGATtcaagtttgagttttgatatttggacaatatgttgTGGACAACATGTTTAGACAATATATTGCTGAACAtacaagagagaagtcaagtaggtcatggaggatcAGTACTTAACtagtaaagtcctaactaggggTTAGGCAACGGTAAACTCCTAACTCGGAGGTTAGGTAAGGAAAGTCCTAATTCGAGAGTCAGGaaaagggaaagtccaagtgagttaagGAAGATCGTATATTAgcaaaggaaaatcctaactgtggttagacaaaggaaagtccaagtgggccaaaGAGGACtgcacgttggcaaaggaaaggctaagtgggtcaagaaggaccTCACATAATTGGCAAGGAAAGTTCAAGTTGATCAAGGAAAATcagacattggcaaggaaaagCCTAACTGCAATtagacaaagaaaagtccaagtggatcaaggagaatcagacattggcaaggaaaagCCTAACTctggttagacaaaggaaagtccaagtgggtcaaggagaatTGCACATTGACAAAGGAAAGgtcaagtgggtcaagaaggaccTCACATTGGCAAGGAAAGTTCAAGTGAATCAAGGAGAAATGGACATTGgcaaggaaagttctaactgtggttaggcaaagaaaagtccaagtgggtcaaggaggaccgcacgttggCAAGAAATgttctaactgtggttaggcaaaggaaagttcaagtgggtcaaggagaatcATACATTGGAAAGGAAAGTCcaaactgcagttaggcaaaggaagGTCCAAGTGGATGAAGGAAAACTGAACGTTGgcaaagaaagtcctaactgcggttaggcaatcaAGTCCAAATGGATTAGGGAGGATcacacgttggcaaaggaaagccctaactgcaggcaaagggaagtccaagtgggtcaaggggaaCCGTACATTGGCAAGAttaagtcctaactacggttaggcaagagaaaaatctaagtgggttaaggaggactgcacttggtgattggaagtccaatggAAAGTAGGCaaagttcaagtgagtcaaaacgttgactggacacttggagGAGAAGTcccaactgttggttgctactcggaatatcgtactggttcccctatacaaaaatttgtataagtcccgaacctttcctaacaatatattgtgttctttagaaattaaatttggaatcacaaacagaacttaacattattgattccaaattcaacttatctattcttagaggttttgacttggatcgctaacgatgcttaacattattgatccaaatccacccatgttacaaagttgattaaatatttatttcaaagatcggattctaggttaaacatgatgaggcactaggtcttcttggctatgggatcatccaccacttcctaaacaaagcctttcaacgaaattcaatatttaatctccttatagtaaccctaggtttaaccattaagaacaatcgaatcataagatcgaaaaacaaaagaaacacaaaatcaaaacataaattcgattgtctagaatcgttagcctcttgtgtttggtaattcaaaatccatacaaagaaaactagtatgatgcggaacaagacaactagttatacctttctttgttaacaaaaacctcttgatcttctattgtattcctctccttctcttggactttgtgcgggtgacgatctaccaagaagaaatccaccaaagccttccttgcttccaagtttcggccaccaccacaatgctccaagggatgatagaaaacaatgtctcctttctctacttcacctccaagcaaccgaccaccaagagctccacaagagatgatgtcgccggccacaaagaagaagagaaagagaagaggaagggtcgaccaccaaggatggaagagaggaacaatagaataggttgtgtgtctcatgaatgcacccctccatctcttttataatccttggtgaatccaaaaaagaaaaaaattataacaaaaaataaaacttccttttattcctctctatggccgaccacaccatgtttaaacatacaaggaaagattttaaataaaaattaaaatctctcttttaaaactccttttgtggttagctataaaagaaatattttataaattaaaatctctcttttaaatccttttatggatatctataaaagataagatttaaaaataaaactccttttatatcatggttacaaaaaaaggaaagttttcttaaaaattaaaatctttctcttaacattataaatatctacaaataaggaaagatatctaatctctcttttaatcctttatagaaaatctataaaaggaaagatcttaaaattaaaaactctttttttaaaccatgtggataaaaacataaaaggaaagattttatcaaaattttattttcaataaaatccctcttccctttcacacttggccggccccttgcttagaCACCAaacaaggcttggctggccctagccttagctccaaacttggcttggtcggccccttgcttgggctccgaGCAAGGTTAGGGGtcgacccctagcatgggctaagaggctaggctttgggtggatataaggttttatataagaggctacaatagggaccgagaggaggaattgattatggtctcccgatgaacttgagcttcccgtgttcgccccaaacacccaactcaagttcatcaataataactcataccactaaagagctatcaCTGAACTACCGcagcaatcccaaattacattttagactccttcttatcatgagtgtgttagtctccctgtgtttaagatatcaaatgtccactaattaaatgagttactgacaactcacttaattaatatctagctctaaaagtagtaccactcaaccttattgttatgctggactaagtccacctgcagggtttacatgacaatccttctgagctcctcaaggggacatcatcaac
This region of Zingiber officinale cultivar Zhangliang chromosome 9A, Zo_v1.1, whole genome shotgun sequence genomic DNA includes:
- the LOC122021231 gene encoding superoxide dismutase [Cu-Zn]-like, with translation MVKAVAVLGNSEGVKGTIYFVQEGDGPTTVTGSITGLKPGLHGFHVHALGDTTNGCMSTGPHFNPAGKLHGAPEDEN